The Candidatus Nanosynbacter sp. HMT-352 genomic interval CTCCATTGTAACGCTGCAATAAACCTTGATATGTCAATTTAAGCAGGTATGAATGTTCATTCTCGCCGTCTGGCAATGGATATTTTGGAATAAGAATTCGCCCAAGCTCAATCTCAACGTCACAGCGATCAGCTATTTTTTTCGTGTTGCGAATAACTTCAGGAAATTCCTCGCCCCAGTGATCAATAATATCGCGCGGATCCGTCAAGTGAAGCTCAAAATCCTTCAAGCTCATTCGCTTTTCATCACTGAGATACGATCCCGTCCCAACACAAAGCAGAATCTCGTGCGCGTCTTGATATTCGTGCGTCAAATAGTGACCATCACAAGTCACCACCATTTCAATATCAAGCTCTTTTGAAAGCTTAATCAAACCCTCGTTGATCTTCGCCTGCACATCCCAGTGCGTGTTCGACTTCGGGTGACCATGGTCCTGTAGCTCCAAATAATAACGATCCCCCAAAATCGACTTATACCATTTGGCAATATCACGAGCGCGATCATAATCATCTTCTTTCAGTGCCACGCCAATTTCACCGCTCGCGCAACCACTCAGAACGATAAGGCCTTCATTCAACTCCTCCAAAAGTTCATGATCAATTCGTGGCTTATAATACATTCCCTCCAGATTGGCACGCGTCGACAACTTCATCAGGTTGTGAAAACCCGTGTTATTCATCGCCAGCACAGTCAAGTGAAAACGCTGCTTATCTTTGCCTGGATCGCGATCAAATCGTGAACGAGTTGCCACATAAGTTTCAATTCCGATAATCGGCTTAATTCCCGCTTTTTTGGCGGTCTTGTAATAGTCCAAAATACCACTCATCGTGCCGTGATCAGTTACGGCCGCAGCCTCCATTCCGAGTTCCTTAACCTTATCGACCAAGTCATTAATCTTAGTCAATCCGTCCAGCACCGAATGAAAAGTGTGATTATGAAGATGCACGAAATCCGACGGTTTCAAAGCCGCCGACGATGATTGTTCGCTTGTCCCCTCAGTCATTAATAACAATTATAGCACGCTATTGACGACGTTGCATTGTCTCAATTAAGTGATTAATAAAATCAGCCAACGGCGGGAAAATGTCGGCGAATTGCCCCAAAATCCAAATCAACAGTGCGATCAACAGTGTTGCGCCCAAAGCACTCCCCAATCCAAAGAAAATTCCTCGAACAAAGTTCATCAAATAAACTTGGCGCCGGGATTTATGAAAATCAAAGAATAAATCTTCCAAAATCGCCCGACGCGCATCATTTTCATTATCGCGAACGACTTTTTTCACTAGCCTACTCGGCTGTTCTTTGACTGACTTTTTCATTCTTTTTTACCTTCTTCTTTGAGAAAAATTTTGAGAAAAATCCGCTCTTTGAAGCGAAGCCTTTGGCTAGTTCTACGCCAATTGAAACCGTACTTACAATTCCATTCAGACTAGCAATTCTCTGGCTTATAGCCTCCACGTTCTGCTGAGTTTGGCGAATTTGACGCGTTAATTTAATGATAGAAATTGTCATAGCAATCATCATGATGATAAAAATCACCATTAAAATCACTAATATAATAAGCAATCCATTCATGTTATTGATTATACATTATTTTAGACGATCCGTCAGATGGGCACGCAATTTATCACCAAAGTTAGGATCGCGAAGACCGAAGTCAATCACCGTCTTCAAATATTCCAATTTGTCGCCAGTATCATAATAAGTACCGTTCGTAATCTCTACGCCATAAAAATCAAATCCATCGTCAATCATTTGCTGCATAATTGGCTGAATCGTGAACTCGCCGTTGCCGTCAAAATCTTCCTTGGCTTTGTCTAGATAGCTAAAAATCTCA includes:
- a CDS encoding DUF5665 domain-containing protein codes for the protein MKKSVKEQPSRLVKKVVRDNENDARRAILEDLFFDFHKSRRQVYLMNFVRGIFFGLGSALGATLLIALLIWILGQFADIFPPLADFINHLIETMQRRQ